A region of Arabidopsis thaliana chromosome 5, partial sequence DNA encodes the following proteins:
- the TIP2;3 gene encoding tonoplast intrinsic protein 2;3 (tonoplast intrinsic protein 2;3 (TIP2;3); CONTAINS InterPro DOMAIN/s: Major intrinsic protein, conserved site (InterPro:IPR022357), Aquaporin (InterPro:IPR012269), Major intrinsic protein (InterPro:IPR000425); BEST Arabidopsis thaliana protein match is: tonoplast intrinsic protein 2;2 (TAIR:AT4G17340.1); Has 1807 Blast hits to 1807 proteins in 277 species: Archae - 0; Bacteria - 0; Metazoa - 736; Fungi - 347; Plants - 385; Viruses - 0; Other Eukaryotes - 339 (source: NCBI BLink).) — translation MVKIEVGSVGDSFSVSSLKAYLSEFIATLLFVFAGVGSAVAFAKLTSDGALDPAGLVAIAIAHAFALFVGVSIAANISGGHLNPAVTLGLAIGGNITLITGFFYWIAQCLGSIVACLLLVFVTNGKSVPTHGVSAGLGAVEGVVMEIVVTFALVYTVYATAADPKKGSLGTIAPIAIGFIVGANILAAGPFSGGSMNPARSFGPAVVSGDLSQIWIYWVGPLVGGALAGLIYGDVFIGSYEAVETREIRV, via the exons atGGTGAAGATCGAAGTTGGAAGTGTGGGAGACTCATTCAGTGTATCATCTCTTAAAGCTTACTTGTCTGAGTTCATCGCAACTCTTCTCTTCGTATTCGCAGGCGTTGGCTCTGCTGTTGCGTTTGCCAAACTAACCTCTGATGGAGCCTTGGACCCAGCTGGTCTTGTAGCAATTGCAATTGCTCACGCGTTTGCTCTTTTCGTTGGAGTTTCCATTGCGGCTAACATTTCTGGTGGTCACCTTAACCCAGCCGTGACTCTTGGCCTTGCCATCGGCGGAAACATAACACTCATCACAGGTTTCTTCTATTGGATTGCTCAGTGTCTTGGCTCCATCGTCGCTTGTCTTCTCCTCGTCTTTGTTACTAATGGCAAG AGCGTACCGACCCACGGGGTCTCAGCCGGTCTAGGAGCGGTCGAAGGTGTCGTCATGGAGATCGTTGTGACCTTTGCATTGGTCTACACCGTTTACGCCACAGCAGCTGATCCAAAGAAAGGATCGCTAGGGACCATCGCTCCAATCGCCATCGGCTTCATAGTTGGTGCCAACATCCTCGCTGCTGGTCCATTCAGTGGTGGCTCCATGAATCCAGCAAGGTCGTTCGGACCAGCTGTTGTCAGTGGTGACTTGTCCCAAATCTGGATCTATTGGGTGGGACCACTTGTGGGTGGTGCACTCGCGGGACTTATCTACGGTGATGTGTTCATCGGTTCTTATGAAGCGGTAGAAACCCGTGAGATCCGAGTGTAA